The region ACGCCCTTTACACCCAGTTGAAACCCTGGGTAACCATCACGCCGAATTATGCCAGTTCCGGCACGCTTCAGACGCAGATAGAAAACGGTGCTCCCTGCGACGTGTTTCTTTCGGCGGCCGCGACACAGATGGATAACCTCCAGAATGAAAATCTGCTGCTCGCAGGCTCGCGCAAAAACCTTTTGAACAACAAAATCGTCCTGATAGTGCCCAAAAGCAGCACGCTCGGCATCACTGGTTTTTCCGACCTCACCCTCCCCAAGGTGAAGCTCATCGCCATCGGCGACCCTAAATCGGTCCCAGCAGGCACCTACGCCCAGCAGGCTTTTACTGAGCTCGGCATGCTGGCAGCCATACAGTCCAAGTTCGTGCTGGGAGCCACCGTGCCCCAGGTCCTGCAATATGTTGATGGGGG is a window of Dehalococcoidia bacterium DNA encoding:
- the modA gene encoding molybdate ABC transporter substrate-binding protein is translated as MGKFLTLSLALLLLLGSLIGCGTAVPTTVTTAPVTLNVSAAASLTNALKEINALYTQLKPWVTITPNYASSGTLQTQIENGAPCDVFLSAAATQMDNLQNENLLLAGSRKNLLNNKIVLIVPKSSTLGITGFSDLTLPKVKLIAIGDPKSVPAGTYAQQAFTELGMLAAIQSKFVLGATVPQVLQYVDGGNVDAGVVFATDALSDSNVTVVATGPADVNAGIVYPVAIIKASKNADAAQDYVNFLSSAQAKAVFEKFGFTLAAK